From the genome of Spinacia oleracea cultivar Varoflay chromosome 2, BTI_SOV_V1, whole genome shotgun sequence, one region includes:
- the LOC110798762 gene encoding mitochondrial outer membrane protein porin 4, with product MAPAPFIDIGKKARDVLTKDYNFDHKFTLSVPSANGMGLTATGVKKDQIFVGDISTQYRSGKTTVDVKVDTYSYVATKITYDEALPGIKTALSFNIPDQKSGKLDVHYRNYHAAVNSSVSLNPSPTLDFNAAIGNEDISLGGEMAFDSASGSFTKYNAGITFNKPDFSAALILMDKGQTLKASYFHTVKPSTAVAAEMVHRFSNYENGFTIGSSHVVDPTTLVKTRFSDNGKVGMLCQREWRPKSLLTFSAEYDTKAIHSASKFGIALALKP from the exons ATGTCTTAACCAAAGATTACAACTTCGATCACAAATTTACCTTATCAGTGCCTAGTGCCAACGGAATG GGTTTGACAGCCACAGGTGTCAAGAAGGACCAAATCTTTGTTGGTGATATAAGTACACAGTATAGGAGTGGGAAAACTACAGTTGATGTGAAAGTTGATACCTATTCATAT GTTGCCACAAAAATAACTTACGATGAAGCTTTGCCTGGCATCAAAACAGCTCTTAGCTTCAACATTCCTGATCAGAAATCTGGGAAG CTAGATGTGCACTACCGGAATTATCATGCTGCAGTGAACTCAAGTGTTAGCTTGAATCCTAGTCCTACCCTGGACTTCAATGCTGCCATTGGCAATGAGGACATCAGTTTGGGTGGGGAGATGGCGTTTGATTCTGCATCTGGTTCATTCACCAAATACAATGCTGGGATTACCTTCAACAAACCAGATTTTTCTGCGGCCCTTATACT GATGGATAAAGGACAGACTCTTAAAGCTTCGTATTTTCACACTGTGAAGCCATCAACAGCTGTTGCAGCCGAAATGGTTCACAGATTTTCTAATTATGAGAACGGATTTACGATTGGTAGCTCACATGTAGTTGATCCCACTACACTGGTGAAAACTCGTTTCTCTGACAATGGAAAGGTCGGGATGTTGTGCCAGCGTGAATGGAGGCCGAAGTCACTGTTAACATTTTCAGCTGAGTATGACACGAAGGCCATTCATTCAGCCTCTAAATTCGGCATTGCATTGGCACTTAAACCTTGA